The sequence CGTCCGACACATCAATAAGTTCAACATTCCCGCCGTCTGCCTGCAAGTGCGGACGAACGGTATTTAACGCCGCTTCAACTTTTTCTTTTAATGACATAATATTCTCCCAAGTTTAAATTTTAATGCGAATTTGCCGCGCCTGCCGCAACCATTGCCGCTATAAAAAAGAAATATATTAAAACCCAGCCGATAACGCTGAGAGCCGACAAAATTATTCCGGCAATTCCCAAATTTCTGTTATCCTCTTTTCTGCTTAAACCTATCGCCCCGAAAATAATTCCTAAAATCGGCGGCACGCCGCACAAAAGCGACCCGCCCAAGAAACTTACAAGCCCCAAAACAAAAGACGCTATGTTCATACTATCGCCTCCGTAAAACTAAAAAATATAAAAAAGATACAACAACCGATTTTTACTTTGAGTTTTTTGATTATGCAAGGCTTGCCGCGACGAAGTTTATCTTAAATATAAATGAGAAGCG is a genomic window of Endomicrobium proavitum containing:
- a CDS encoding DUF4190 domain-containing protein; this translates as MNIASFVLGLVSFLGGSLLCGVPPILGIIFGAIGLSRKEDNRNLGIAGIILSALSVIGWVLIYFFFIAAMVAAGAANSH